DNA from Clupea harengus chromosome 2, Ch_v2.0.2, whole genome shotgun sequence:
TCCCATATGGCACATGTGGTATTGTCTTCAACAAATGTTATATTGTGCATTGTTCAATGTGCCTCTGCCACAGGCCAGGAGTGTGGCATCTACAGTCAACAGAAATGCTACCCTCTTGCCTTTGGCGTACCAGCTGCTCTCATGGTGGTGGCGTTAGGTGGGTTGTATTCCATCTCAGTCCAACTGAAAAGCATGGACCACCACATCAGTTAAATGTACAATATGACTGAATACTCTAATGGCCATGATTTCTTGTGTCTGCAGTTGTTTTCATAGCGGGAAGTAGTATGTACGTCAAAACTGCCCCGAAGGGAAACATTATGCtggatgtgtgtaaatgtattggTGTAAGTACGGGTGCATCTTATTAAATTGActttatgttttgtttattaggATTAGGAATTGTGAATGGAGTTGCTCAGTTGCTTAAATGTATGTTAACCGTAGGTCTTGCAGCATCTTTGCAACAATTTGTTACCATGCTAACTTAGAGCTTTCTTCTACCTGTTGCTGCAGTTTGCCATCAAGAACCGCTACAGGCACAGAAGCAAACAGCATCCAGGCAGAGAACACTGGCTAGACTGGGCCACTGAAAAATATGATGTATGTATGATTTCTTAGCCCACACATCTcacatattacatattacatattacaaTGGGACAAATACATTGGACATGAcacatgtctctctcactgccccTCCAGAAACTTCTGATTGTGCAGATCAAGATGGTGATGAAGGTCCTGGTCCTCTATTTACCCCTCCCCATGTTCTGGACACTATTTGACCAAAAGGTAATTTGGGCCATTTCACACATTTCCTAAAGTAAATATTTTGTAAAGAACTGCAAAAATGCAACAATACcttgtactgtatatgttgtttgtgtaagtgGAGTGAAATCTAAAGATGTGATTGTATGTAGTGTATATGAGAATAACACTAAAACGGTAACCCCTAATAACCACAGGGTTCTCGCTGGACTCTGCAAGCCACCACCATGGATGGGAACTTTGTAAGTGACTATTACCAACAACCCAAGCAACACTAACTGACAATACTTCCTTAAAAACTTACCACTTTTACCGTACCACACTTACCCCTACTATTCTCTTGTCTTTGCACAGGGATTTCTTGTTTTGCAGCCTGATCAAATGCAGGTATGTTTCATACTTATAATCAGTTGCTATGACAGTATCTTGAATCCCTGAACAGAAGAAGAACTGTTCTGGTTGATCACTCTGTCACTCAGACTGTAATGATAACACCTCCTGCTAAGCCTGTATATTCATCCAGCTGCATTTTATTTTACAGACTTTAAACCCTATCCTTATTCTCACTTTGGTTCCAATAACTGATCGGCTGATATACCCACTTATTAACAAATGTGGCCTGAACTTCTCGTGAGTTTTCTTTTAAACAGCTATGTACATTTTAAAAAAAGGATAGAAACAGGATTCATTACAAACACATACCTTTTAGTCTTGACAGAAAAAAGATCTGGTGACATGTGACCATGTATTTCTCCCACAGGCCCTTAAAAAGAATGACAGTCGGGATGTTTCTGGCAGCTATGGCTTTTGTTGCTGCTGCTTTAGTCCAACTTGAGATAGATGTAAGTGCACTCACGCTGAGTATGCCAAACATTTTCCCAAACCACTGCCCTTTAAGTGCACTCATACTGGATTTAAAGACTTCCATGTGTTTTATTTCAACAGAAATCTCTGCCTATCCTCCCCTCAAGCTCTCAGACCCAAGTGAGAGTACTAAACGTGGCAAACAGTGGTGTGATGGTAACTATCCCACCTAATGAGCCATTTCCAGTTGGACCTTACCAGGTAAAGTACAATAAAATCATTGATTTTATATCAGTAGGCCAAtttcacacataaaaacatttgAGTGTGAGAAATCACTTTGAATAATGTTTCTGAACATATTTATGTCATCCCACTGAAGCCAACTCCCTAATTATGTTTTAGGCAAATGAGCAATATATGACATTTGACAGTGAGCAAATAACGGTCTCATTAAACACTACACCTGCAACAACAAGCACGTTCAGTGTAACAAAGGCAATGAGACAGACTGTAGTTGTCACTCCTGGAAACGTCATGGTTTTGGTGAGTTGttaatatatttattcattacaAATATGCACCATCTTTTCAATTAATGATGTGGTACTTGTTAcaaatttgatttaatttatttgaTATCACTATACAGGTTCATGATAAGAATGCCAAACCAGATCAAGGAAACAATGCAGTGAGGTCAGAAGTGCAGTAATGTCAGTCTTTTAACTGTTTAAACCAGCTAGGATTACAAAATGTCCATTGCTTTATAATTCCACCTCTCATTTGCCCAGATTTATCAATGGTTTGACCACAGCAGTGAATGTGACAACTAGCGGGGTAGACTATGGAAGAATACATCCGTCAATGATTTCAAACTACTCCCTGATGCTACAAGGAAAGTGAGTGCCTTAGTCCAGTCAATCCTCAATCCCATTTGTTTAAGACACTTTTTGCTAGGGGGTATATGAaagcctatttttttttttagatagtgTAATTGTCTAGTCTAAATTATGTCTTCTGAATTATTTCTATGATGATTATTTACGTATTTTCTATCAAGGTATGTCTTTACAATCAAAAATGGTGTAGATCAGTGTGAGTACACCAAAGAGTTTGGATTTGGAGGGGCCTATTCGATCATCATTCCCAGCCCGTGGAATAATGTAAGATCATGCCTATACTTGGAGGAACAACAGTACCTACATCTGTCACTTTGAGTTCTGACTAACATATTGCTTGTCTATTTCATTCAGTGTGAGGACATTTTTGAGGTTGAGGAGATCCAACCCAACAGCGTTCACATGGCTCTCCAGATCCCACAATACTTCCTCATGACTGCAGGAGAGGTGGTCTTCTCTGTGACTGGTTTAGAGTTCTCGTATTCACAGGTAGGTCCCAAAGATATCACTGTGATATATGTCCACTGTTGTGTGCCTTGAAGTCTACACTGCAACAATTTCCCATGTATTTTAAAATGGAGTTTTAAAGGGCTTTTTTGAAATTATATCTTAAATGACAACATGTATCATATGCATGTATAATGTTGTTCTTTCTCTGTCAGGCACCAAGCAACATGAAGGCAGTGCTTCAGGCAGGTTGGTTGCTTACTACAGCTGTGGGCAACTTTATTGTTTTAATTGTGGCTCAGCTGGCAAAGTTAGACAAACAGGTACGGACAACTACAGCTTATGATTTGACAATTTCGAATTGCCTAATCACACCTATCCAATCCACTTATTAatttcttatatatatatatacagtatgtatgcatTTATCTATAACCTgtcatttaatgtttttttctgacagtgGGCAGAGTACCTACTCTTTGCGTCGCTCTTGATTGTCGTCTGTGTCATCTTCTCCATCATGGCCTATTTCTACACCTACATCGATCCAGTAGCTATTGAGGCTGAATTTAAAAAGAAGGAGGGGCTGGATCCTGACAAAGAGGAGAaattagaaatgaatgaaaaagacTCTGTTCAgcatgatgatgaggaagagcccagacaaacaaaaatgtgaatgtgaagacagaacagaaaacacactctgTTTACTGTCTACTGTTTTGTCCTGACACATACGTAAGTCAGGGCTCTGTGGCAATGTATGAAATATGCTGTCCCAGAAATACTTTCAATGACTTAAATGAAAGTCAGGAAGTCACAGGACAATATTACAAACATGTGGGATATTATACATTGCACTTCATTTTGTGTGAAGGCTACTGGATGTAGAATAAAGAGAGGGCTACAGTATTCTTTTGTAGGATGTGAACGTATGAAAGTATGAAAAATGTGTGTCCAATCTTTGTTTGTATTAGGCTTCGTCAGCACTTTAAGCTACTGGTTGTATTGGAAAAAATGTATTTGGAGAATAACACATGTTTGTTCGGATATTTGTTGTAAGTCATATTTTTGTTGATTGTCAGCTTTCACTGCCTAATACAATGGAATAGACCTACTGTCTCATTAAGAAGTAGGCCTACCTACATTAAAAGTATAACCTAATGTAACCTGTAGGGACTAATATTCTGATAGGTTAGCCTAACAGCTATCATTAAATATTTGTGTTCAGTCATAAATAAACTATTACATAACTATATTATATTAGgctataataataaatatatcacAGGGTTAATAATGTGAATTTTGCATTTattcaataaatacatatttaatatAAGAATATTTACCTTTTTTTAtgtcttatcatcatgtacAATATAAATAGTGACATTATATATTCAAAATTATGTTTgcacatcagaatcagaatcatgtttattggccaagtacattttcacatgggtttagtggctctcaatgtacttacactgaaaatatacagtataacacaacagtttaggataaaataaataaatgtaaaatataatataataataaaatataataatttgtcaactgttcattagagtgacggcaagggggaagaaactgtttctgtgtctggtggttttggtgtatagagatctgtagcgcctgccagaggggaggagttggaacagattatgtccagggtgtgaggggtctgcaatgatttcCCCTGCCTGTTTCCtggctctggaggtgtacaagtcctggatggtgggcaggtttgttcctgtccagtttagtggccgatccaaaccagacagtgatggatgtgcagagaacagactcaatgactgcagtgtaaaactggatcagcagctcctgaggcaggttgtacttcctgagctggcgcaggaagtacatcctctgctgagCCTTTTTGATGATTGTTTTGATGTTtggctcccacttcaggttctgggagattgtggaacccagaaacctgaaggattccacagcagacacagtgctgttgagtatggtgagggggTGGGCTCCTCTTGTCCactatcatctccacagttttgagTGAGTTGAAAATTTTGATCACTGAGTCACTGTGGAGTttcaaaatacacaaacatgttttacaATAGTAAAGCATACTTTAAAACATAAAAGTTCACTACGGTACGGTGTAAGTTGAGACGTTATAGGAGGATCACTTCGTGTTAGGCCTAAGCATGTCAGGCCAGGAATCCATAAACCTCGGTGGCTGTATCTGGCCATCTACACTGTCATGATTTGCTGTAATTCATACCTATGGCTCCGCCTTGATGTCAATTTGACAGCTTTCAAGATGGCGGAGGTTGTTCGGAGAAAGTGATCTAGACAGGATAACAGAGCATTAAAGTGGCTGTAGTGTTTATACTTGCGGTAATAATTTATCTGTAGACATGTGCGGGGGAAAATAATAAGGCTGTCCTTTCGACTGGTGAGAATAGAATTATTGGACATAAACTGGGAATTCAGTGGCCAGTTGCGAGGCAGCGAGGAATTTGCATCAAgcaacgttagctagctggctatcTAGCTTGCAAGCTATCTTGTTTAGCCGGGGCTgttatctagctagctaacttagtATACATTAGATGATAACTGCAAGTAGCAGATGTGGTTAATAATTAACAGGGTAAGAGGCTTGTTCCGAAGTTGGCCTATACCGTTGTAATATTGCGGACAATGGTTGATTTACTGAAACATTAATCTTTTTGGTACCCAATAACATCCGCGGTGAGCAAGTCAACTTTGTAGGGCTTAACGTTACATCTCTGGTTTAGCCTCAGCCGTTAGCAAGGTACAATTTATGCTTATTTTCACGTCTTTAGTTTTAGCTAACCGTGAAATTGTTTGGGGTTCTCCAGCTTTACATTCGTGCAAGGCCCGCTTGAAACTGTTATTGTTAACTTCAGCGAGGACTGCAGTACCTGCTGCTGTTTATCCCAACACGAGCTCAATTCTTATTCTCATTTGgtaagttaacgttagctagataTAACGTATTATTGTAACTCACCAAGCGCTTTTAACGTTGGTTAAATTGTTAAGGATTAAGTAGCTTTTGGCTGAATCGTTATAGTTTGGAATGTGGTTCTCCATCCAGAATCTCAAAACGTCGTAACATTAAATAAGGAAGTTGAAATTTTTTTCCGTTTATACCTTTCTCGGATTTGGCACTGCACTTTTGGCAGCTCTCCACAGACGACATGGCTCATTCCACTGCCCAGAGCGGCCTGTCAGGGATACAGGTAAGCCAACACTTCTGATGTTGAAACTGTTCCTTGCGGTGTCAGGTCGGGTATTTGTCTGGTCTCAACTCCCAATCTACGGCAATATAATGCCCCAAATTGCCTTATAACTCAAACTCTAACGTTACTTATTAGTTGGTGTTAACTATAACTTCAAGTGGATGTCTGAGCTGTTAGTGGATAAGTTAGCCTAATTAATAAGTAGCTAGACGAGTTAAATTGTTCTGCCAAAACCTACACTTTCTGGACAGCACCATCGTGCAGAGGACTTTCCCAATTTAAATTTGTTGCCAGCTGGTGCTATTCGAAGGCTTGAAACCAGAACAGCCTGTTAGCGATTCTGGCAATGTTGGGATACCTGGCAGCCTCGGTAGAGGAAGCAAGGTATGAAAAGATGGCTAGCTAGATAGCTTTAAGATAGGGTAAAGAAACCGTAATGAACAGAAGCATCTCCAGTCATTTGCAGTAACTTAGTACTCAGTGTATTTCAATTTGTATTACGCTTTAAATTCAGTCAattaccatctctctctgtaaatgCTTTATTGAATGTTACCCTAAATAACAGTCACAAAGCCAAACGCAAACTCTGCTTACTAATTGTGTTGAGGCCTAGGCTTGCCCACAACACAAAGCTTTGGATGTGTAGAAATGTAACCTAATGTGGCCTTTTCAACATGAAGCTGGGTTGAATGAAGCAAAACTGATGCTGCCTTTTGTTGCTGAACCAATCATGCCTGATTTGGGCTTGATATCTGCCGTGAgttgaaacagacaaacagctatTTAGTAGAAATCTCCAAATCAAAGCTGAATTGGCCACAAAATGAATGACGAAGGAGATTGTGTTCCGCAGCAAGTTTTTGCACAAAGAAGGTATATTTTGTTCAGTGGTCCATATATGTGCACCCTTGGAGGGGGACCTCTTGCTTTGTTCTTGCTCAATCCGTTGAATATCAGAAACAATCTAATAGAACATTTCATAGATGGATTTGATCCTGGATTGAAGCCACAAGCAGTGTGTAATATACAGTACTTGCAAGTGATGTAACAGGTACATCTGATATGGTCGTGTCTGATGGTTAGGCAAGTGCTAGTCTGTAAACTAATATCAGCATGATGCATTATGTAGTTCTTGATCTCACAAATGAACATTTCTTGTTATTTGAAACGGTGTTAATTATTCTACTGCCTACTACCAGGGCCTTTACATTTGAGAACTTTGGGCAGTTGATCTCTGTAAAGCTAAAGCAGAGACATATCTAAACAGGTGATGTGGTTATCAGCTTGGAGATCACAAGTAGGCTAGGTCTTTTCATCACAGCTGGATGTGCGGAGCCCCCTGGCACACCCAGacagtgcagctgggagaggaTCAAACAGATGCTTTCAGAGGGAGGCTGGGGCAGCTTTAGCAGCCGCTGCAAACCTGCTGACTGAGGAAATAGACTCACAAGTTCCCAGCGTGTGGAATCCACGCTCACAGCAGCCCTGTTGTCTTTCCCACTCGCAACAATGGAGGATTGACTCAACTTGATATCTTTCACCTGGGTGACCGCTTTGGTGGCACAGCGGGCACAGGGCCCAGTGTTTTCTCTTCTTGTCggccctctgctctccctctcagacGCAGCCACCTTTTTTAGATGCTTTAAATCACACGAGCAGACCTGATGTAGTAAGACAGGTGAGCAGAAGTTAGCAAGTTAGACATGTTGCTTTAAGCATCGCAGATGCCAGGGATAAAGAGATGTCTGATAGAATCATTTTGAAGACTGGAATAGAATAAGCTGTTTCGTCTGAACATTCAGTATCCATTGTAGAGCCTTTTAAACTGGGAAGACTGGCAGTCTTGTCTGTAGTATGGTGATGTTTAATTTACAGCCCAACTTCTAACTCCTCCATTGAATTGCATGAACTTGTCCTTCATAGTTGTAGGAAACTCTCGGTTTGAACTCCATCTCAAAAGTAGGACTGCCAAATAGAGCTACAACAACTAATCGACTTAATGGACTAAAATCAACATTAAAAATAGTTGCCAACTAATGTTATTGGCGCTAGTTGGTTACATAATATAGCAAGTTGTTGCAAGGATTAACTAGATCATTAGGTATAGAAAGAAAGGTTTTTCTAGATCTCTGAATTAGCTAGATTAAGCTGCTGTAATAAGACAAAAGCTATCTATAAATGACAGGGGGATTACAGCATGACAGCATGACGGAAAACATTTAAATCTAGGAGAACTTCTGGAAATCCTGGCCTCTGCTAAGAGGGTCATCAACTGGATGGCAGTGATGCCGAGTTGACCAGCGTGGGCGCACATCTGCTATGTGGTATTTGTATCAGCCCTGCGGAAAGAGACTTGGTTAACTTTAGTTCAAAACCAAGTATGATTAGCAACACAATGAGCCACGTTTGCCACAGATTGTTTTTTCATACCCTATGCTTAACATCAAAGTGTCACCAGTGTTTCCCTTTAGGACTTTATTCAGCAGAGGTGTGGTTGTGCGCGCGTCCACAAGCCCACGGTACTGGACCCATTTATGTTCTCATTGCTCAGAcgttagattagattcaactttattgtcattgcaagTACTAATCACcctgcactaatcacctttattgctgctcatgttcttactgctcataccactaatatcttatgtcatactgtatataccctatttatctatatttatattaccatttgcacatactctgcactcttctactttgcacttctggttagatgctaactgcatttcgttgcctcagtacctgtactctgtgcaatgacaataaagttgaatctaatctaatctaatctaaagtacaagtactgagaaatgcagtttagtgtctaaccagaagtgcaaaaaagcaGTAAAGTTTAGAGAATGTACGTATAGtggtaatatataaataaataagttatGGAAAGTACAGTCACTGGAGGAAGGTGGGGGGGAGCTATCACTGTGGTGCAGGGttacagccgcagggaagaagctgttcctgaacctgctggtccgggaacgggagacctgtagcgcctcccagaaGGAAGAGGGCAAACGGTCTGTGGTCCCTGTCAAAGCAGGCATAAAAGCTATTAAGCTCATCAGGGAAGGAGGCGTCGCtggttgggggtggtggtgttggtgggtttgaaatccgttatggcctggatgtcttgccacatgcgtcgggggtcggAGTTGTTCTTGAAGTGCTCCTCCATCCTTAGCTTGTGGCTGTGCTTGGCCTTGttgatgcccctcttcaggtcaGCCCTGGATGACGTGATGTGAATGTGATACTGAGAAAGTCCACTAAATGTTGCATTAAACCAAACAGAGCTATTTGGAAACAATGTTTTTAAAACTCTATTTAATAAATACATCAGTTAATGTATTAATGCATTGAATGTAATATTTTATGATTGTTTTTATGCAAGCATACTAAGCATGGTTAGTGCataaactttaaatcttgaaaTGTATCAATTATATAGCACTATTCAACTAGTCGAGTAATTGACTAGCAGCAAACTACAGGTCTTTAGAACTGTGGTGATTCATGCTGCTCATCCCAGGCAAGTTTATTTGCTATTGACAACTTTTTGTGCATATGCTACAATTAATCAAAATCTAATTTGAGTGCAGTACACTAAGCAATTTTGCACTGATCATTTTGATAATGTTACTAGTTATCAGAATGAATTTGTGACTACTGTACTGTTGAATTAGGTGCTTTGGCAATTTGGCTTATTTGAAACGGATTGCTATGTATAGTTCAGACATCCAGTGACTTGAAAGGCTTTGCCAGACTTTGTCTTGTGCACTGGAGGATTTAAGGCCTGATTTTCCTCATCAACAGCATTCTATCCTGCAATTGAAAGGCTCTTCTAAAGCTAGCCCCTCGACAAATTTAGTGCTGGCAGCATCTTCAATTTAGTTTGTGATGTTGTGATATGATAAAAACTGATCTTTGTGTTGTGGCAGGTGAACTTTTTGTATACATTGGGCCAAATTTATCCGATGTCATAAATGGTACAAACCTGCATGTCTGcccaca
Protein-coding regions in this window:
- the slc15a1a gene encoding solute carrier family 15 member 1, yielding MTEKGDKEDDASSQKSKPKKVECCGYPLSIFFIVVNEFCERFSYYGMRAVLVLYFKYFLLWDDDLATSIYHTFVACCYLTPIFGAIVADSWLGKFKTIIYLSIVYAVGQVVMAVSAIHDITDTDRDGTPDNMTVHVALSMIGLLLIALGTGGIKPCVSAFGGDQFEDHQTRQRSTFFSVFYLCINAGSLLSTIVTPILRGQECGIYSQQKCYPLAFGVPAALMVVALVVFIAGSSMYVKTAPKGNIMLDVCKCIGFAIKNRYRHRSKQHPGREHWLDWATEKYDKLLIVQIKMVMKVLVLYLPLPMFWTLFDQKGSRWTLQATTMDGNFGFLVLQPDQMQTLNPILILTLVPITDRLIYPLINKCGLNFSPLKRMTVGMFLAAMAFVAAALVQLEIDKSLPILPSSSQTQVRVLNVANSGVMVTIPPNEPFPVGPYQANEQYMTFDSEQITVSLNTTPATTSTFSVTKAMRQTVVVTPGNVMVLVHDKNAKPDQGNNAVRFINGLTTAVNVTTSGVDYGRIHPSMISNYSLMLQGKYVFTIKNGVDQCEYTKEFGFGGAYSIIIPSPWNNCEDIFEVEEIQPNSVHMALQIPQYFLMTAGEVVFSVTGLEFSYSQAPSNMKAVLQAGWLLTTAVGNFIVLIVAQLAKLDKQWAEYLLFASLLIVVCVIFSIMAYFYTYIDPVAIEAEFKKKEGLDPDKEEKLEMNEKDSVQHDDEEEPRQTKM